One Roseimaritima multifibrata DNA window includes the following coding sequences:
- a CDS encoding AAA family ATPase, translating into MTESKLAPRVLVFTQDEAVGREIREAIRNVAADGPINVYVTTDLTQAVDTVRDREPNAVMLELSGDLASDRTRIGELRSIHSDLMLVGVYSAESNSANIHSGYMVELVRLGVSDFLRRPIAEGELSGFMNRLVSTGQANEPARSGTCVAFVSNKGGVGKSSLAVNTATALALQYPNEVLLIDASLQMGVCAPMLNLTPETSLLDAFEQRQRLDSTLIRQLATPHESGLMLLAAPSDPIAAADIDDQSIVRVLNLARRTFRFVIVDTFPLFDQVVMSVLDIATRAYVVLDNVVPTVLSVVHLLRLLENLQYPHERLRIVVNRYQQLAGNPLIDDVARSLRMPVDHVLPYDKRMITAANVGRPCTMDLVRWSKLHRELKQLANEIIALQPVQDEGRR; encoded by the coding sequence ATGACGGAATCCAAACTTGCTCCTCGAGTGCTTGTCTTCACACAAGATGAAGCGGTGGGTCGAGAGATCCGCGAGGCGATTCGCAATGTTGCCGCCGATGGGCCGATTAATGTCTACGTCACCACCGACCTGACTCAGGCCGTCGATACCGTGCGCGACCGCGAACCGAACGCAGTCATGCTTGAACTCTCTGGCGACCTTGCCAGCGACCGAACTCGGATCGGCGAACTGCGTTCAATCCACTCGGACTTGATGTTGGTTGGGGTCTATAGCGCCGAATCGAACAGCGCCAACATTCATTCAGGCTACATGGTGGAATTGGTTCGGCTGGGCGTTAGCGATTTCCTCCGTCGCCCCATCGCCGAAGGCGAATTAAGCGGTTTCATGAACCGCTTGGTCTCCACCGGCCAGGCCAATGAACCGGCCCGAAGCGGGACATGCGTTGCCTTTGTCAGCAACAAAGGGGGCGTCGGAAAATCTAGTCTGGCTGTTAACACCGCGACCGCCCTGGCGCTGCAATATCCCAACGAAGTTTTATTGATCGACGCTTCCCTGCAGATGGGCGTTTGCGCCCCGATGTTGAATCTGACGCCCGAAACATCGTTGCTTGACGCCTTCGAGCAACGCCAGCGTTTGGATAGCACCCTGATCCGCCAATTGGCTACGCCCCATGAGTCGGGATTGATGTTGCTGGCCGCGCCCTCGGACCCCATTGCTGCCGCCGACATTGACGACCAATCGATCGTGCGGGTTTTGAACCTCGCTCGACGTACCTTTCGCTTCGTCATCGTCGACACCTTTCCCTTGTTCGACCAGGTCGTGATGAGTGTGCTGGATATTGCCACTCGCGCGTATGTGGTTTTGGATAATGTCGTCCCCACGGTTCTCAGTGTGGTTCATTTGTTGCGACTGCTGGAAAATCTTCAGTACCCGCATGAACGTCTGCGGATCGTCGTCAATCGCTATCAACAATTGGCTGGCAATCCACTTATCGATGATGTCGCGCGTTCCTTGCGAATGCCGGTCGATCACGTATTGCCTTATGACAAACGTATGATTACCGCAGCCAATGTGGGGCGTCCGTGCACGATGGACTTGGTGCGATGGTCCAAGCTGCATCGCGAATTGAAACAACTGGCCAATGAAATCATCGCGTTGCAGCCCGTCCAAGACGAGGGCCGGCGATGA
- a CDS encoding CpaF family protein translates to MNQLPQDNVPPSDPGKEDLGKEEAGRFARQQLSKVRFKVPAERATERESSKNAFSVSSDGATRSKTKTADYITVKSGLHQRLLDLLNESRFVGASDEVLEDAVQEFVERILDTEDLPLNAAEQRQLADDLTEETLGVGPLAPLLGDPAVTDILVNRFDQIYIERFGKLEATDVRFRDNEHLVRIIQRIAARVGRRIDESSPMVDARLADGSRVNATLPPVTIDGPTLSIRRFGKRRLRQDDLMRLGMFSSAMREFMHWMVLSRSNVLVAGGTGAGKSTFLGALCEAIPDSERIVTIEDAAELLLDQVHVVRMETRPANLEGTGRIAARELVINALRMRPDRIIVGEVRGGEALDMLQAMNTGHDGSLTTVHANSPRDAVSRLETMVMMAGIDLPSRAIREQIASAVDLIISVRRYDDGIRRVESISELTGMEELTPQLQEIFVFKQRGRKDRQIVGDFQPTGIVPRRVHNLRERGFDIPLEMFRSEREG, encoded by the coding sequence ATGAACCAATTACCTCAAGACAATGTCCCCCCAAGCGATCCGGGCAAAGAGGATTTGGGCAAAGAGGAAGCGGGCAGATTCGCACGTCAGCAATTGTCGAAGGTCCGCTTTAAAGTTCCCGCAGAACGGGCGACCGAGCGAGAATCGTCGAAGAATGCCTTTAGCGTTTCCAGCGATGGTGCAACCCGATCCAAAACGAAGACGGCCGACTACATCACGGTCAAATCAGGTCTGCACCAGCGTTTGTTGGATCTGCTGAACGAAAGCCGATTTGTCGGAGCCTCGGACGAAGTCCTGGAAGACGCCGTGCAGGAATTCGTCGAACGGATTCTTGATACCGAAGACTTGCCGCTTAACGCGGCCGAACAGCGGCAACTGGCCGATGACCTGACGGAAGAAACCTTGGGGGTCGGTCCGCTGGCGCCGCTGTTGGGCGACCCCGCGGTGACGGACATTTTGGTCAACCGCTTTGACCAAATCTATATCGAAAGATTTGGGAAGCTGGAAGCGACCGATGTTCGTTTTCGAGACAACGAGCACTTGGTGCGGATCATCCAGCGAATTGCCGCCCGGGTCGGTCGTCGCATCGACGAAAGTTCGCCGATGGTCGATGCCCGCTTGGCCGATGGAAGCCGTGTTAATGCGACGCTACCGCCGGTCACGATCGACGGACCAACGCTTTCGATTCGGCGATTCGGTAAACGTCGACTTCGCCAAGACGATCTGATGCGTTTGGGGATGTTTTCATCCGCAATGCGTGAGTTCATGCATTGGATGGTGCTGTCGCGCAGCAACGTTCTGGTAGCCGGTGGTACCGGGGCAGGTAAATCGACGTTCCTGGGGGCTCTGTGCGAAGCGATCCCCGATTCGGAACGGATCGTCACCATCGAAGACGCCGCGGAACTACTTTTGGACCAGGTGCATGTGGTACGCATGGAAACGCGCCCCGCCAACCTGGAAGGAACGGGGCGGATTGCGGCCCGCGAACTGGTGATCAACGCGCTGCGGATGCGGCCCGACCGGATCATCGTGGGCGAGGTCCGGGGTGGCGAAGCGCTCGATATGCTGCAAGCGATGAACACCGGCCATGATGGAAGTCTGACGACGGTGCACGCCAATAGCCCCCGCGATGCCGTCTCACGATTGGAAACGATGGTGATGATGGCGGGGATCGATTTGCCCTCCCGCGCGATCCGCGAACAGATTGCCTCGGCGGTCGACCTGATCATTTCGGTTCGTCGCTATGACGATGGTATCCGCCGCGTTGAATCGATTTCGGAACTGACCGGGATGGAAGAACTGACGCCGCAATTGCAAGAGATTTTTGTCTTCAAGCAACGCGGCCGAAAAGATCGCCAGATCGTCGGAGACTTTCAGCCTACAGGCATCGTCCCCAGACGGGTTCATAACCTTCGCGAACGAGGTTTTGATATTCCGCTGGAGATGTTTCGAAGTGAGCGTGAGGGATAG
- a CDS encoding type II secretion system F family protein gives MAIFLFTLFGLMLAGGLAAVAIAMSRSQQATTARRRLFEQVKRVDDATAAEDIQEFSVRHRRSPVLMRYWWIGIPVALLIVGLVWFLLSIPWPYLLAFFVMILLCAGQIDAIFVQMRVQKLEQQLADSIDMMVAAVKSGAGLQSALESSVKQARRPWLTEAEQLTQAVRYGDDPVDALGDLSERLPLESVLLFSQTLAVNWRVGGRLALTLANVGRTVRDRIELSRRMNAMTTQARLSVVSVIVVTYFIGALIWRNDPERMTGFLTSMVGQIMVSVGMMLQAVGTVWISWISKPRF, from the coding sequence ATGGCAATCTTCTTGTTCACACTGTTTGGCTTGATGTTAGCCGGAGGCCTGGCTGCCGTCGCTATCGCCATGTCGCGAAGCCAACAGGCGACCACGGCTCGCCGACGCTTGTTCGAACAGGTGAAACGGGTCGACGATGCGACCGCGGCTGAAGATATCCAGGAATTCTCGGTTCGGCACCGCCGTAGTCCTGTGCTGATGCGCTATTGGTGGATCGGCATTCCCGTCGCCCTGTTGATCGTAGGCTTGGTTTGGTTTTTGCTATCGATCCCTTGGCCTTATCTGCTCGCTTTTTTCGTCATGATCCTGCTGTGTGCGGGGCAAATCGACGCCATCTTTGTGCAGATGCGCGTCCAAAAACTGGAACAACAGCTTGCCGATTCCATCGACATGATGGTGGCCGCGGTGAAGTCGGGGGCTGGGTTGCAGTCCGCCTTGGAATCCAGCGTGAAACAGGCACGACGCCCCTGGCTGACCGAAGCCGAACAATTGACGCAAGCGGTTCGCTATGGCGACGATCCGGTCGATGCTTTGGGAGACCTGTCCGAACGTCTGCCCTTGGAAAGCGTGCTGCTGTTTTCTCAAACCCTGGCCGTGAATTGGCGTGTGGGAGGGCGGTTGGCGTTGACTCTGGCGAATGTCGGCCGCACGGTGCGCGATCGGATCGAACTGTCGCGGCGGATGAATGCCATGACCACGCAAGCCAGATTGTCGGTTGTGAGTGTGATCGTAGTGACGTACTTCATTGGCGCATTGATATGGCGGAATGACCCTGAACGGATGACTGGTTTTTTGACCAGCATGGTCGGTCAGATAATGGTCTCCGTTGGCATGATGTTGCAAGCTGTGGGTACCGTTTGGATCTCGTGGATAAGTAAGCCGAGGTTCTAA
- a CDS encoding type II secretion system F family protein, with protein MTGLQIFLLCLVGAGIVIGLWGLRWLWLLAQSEQRLAAGTAALDVRDADQVPTQRSWLGWWLFRAGFRKKNAVTLFMLATGVSVLMSVLFAYVIYQSQVLTVLEMVLRAIPGNVGEVFLPLAWLSPVAAIFVLAGLPAVIVRGRRRKRVTQIEQDLPLTLDLLATLAEAGLSFDAALDRVLETQRRQRPLAEDFRLFRLEILTGRGRVDALQRLNQYVNVPWFGIFVSALIHAEQVGSGLAATLRAQADDLRSRRRERALAMAMAVPVKLLFPLITCFLPGIMIASLGPIIFQIVQVLDQFTRSAFGG; from the coding sequence ATGACAGGCTTACAAATCTTTCTGCTCTGTTTGGTAGGGGCCGGAATTGTCATCGGTCTTTGGGGGCTGCGCTGGTTGTGGCTGCTGGCCCAAAGCGAGCAACGACTTGCCGCGGGGACGGCGGCGTTGGATGTTCGCGATGCCGATCAGGTCCCTACCCAAAGATCATGGTTGGGGTGGTGGTTGTTTCGAGCGGGGTTCCGCAAAAAGAACGCAGTGACATTGTTCATGCTGGCCACCGGCGTTTCGGTATTAATGTCCGTCCTCTTTGCCTACGTCATCTATCAAAGCCAGGTGTTGACGGTTTTGGAAATGGTGCTGCGGGCGATTCCAGGAAACGTGGGAGAAGTCTTTCTGCCCCTGGCCTGGCTCAGTCCGGTTGCGGCGATTTTTGTGCTTGCTGGATTACCGGCGGTGATCGTCCGCGGGCGTCGTCGCAAACGTGTGACTCAGATCGAACAGGACCTTCCATTGACGCTTGATCTGTTGGCAACGCTTGCCGAAGCGGGATTAAGTTTCGATGCAGCACTCGATCGAGTGCTCGAAACACAGCGACGACAACGACCGCTGGCAGAAGATTTTCGGCTCTTCCGTCTGGAAATTCTGACCGGACGAGGACGCGTCGATGCGCTGCAGCGTTTGAACCAATATGTCAACGTTCCGTGGTTTGGCATCTTTGTTTCAGCACTGATCCATGCCGAGCAAGTCGGTTCGGGCTTGGCCGCCACGCTGCGAGCCCAAGCGGATGACCTCCGCAGCCGTCGCCGTGAACGGGCCTTGGCGATGGCCATGGCCGTGCCGGTGAAGTTGCTGTTTCCCCTGATCACCTGTTTCCTGCCAGGCATCATGATCGCTTCACTGGGGCCGATCATTTTCCAGATCGTGCAGGTGCTTGATCAATTCACTCGCTCCGCGTTCGGAGGGTAA
- a CDS encoding DUF192 domain-containing protein — translation MKFSPLGRWEDAATGDVLLDQLLVANTFWQRLRGLQFAPTLNPDCGLLLRNCRSVHTMWMRFSIDLFFLSEDLEVVEVRRGVKPWRMVIPKSKQVAHVIEVTAGHHSHLTVGNKTRFQSFDIQK, via the coding sequence ATGAAATTCTCTCCCTTGGGACGCTGGGAAGATGCCGCGACTGGCGATGTGCTGTTAGATCAATTGCTGGTCGCCAATACCTTTTGGCAACGACTTCGCGGGCTCCAGTTTGCACCAACGCTGAATCCAGATTGTGGGCTCCTGCTTCGCAATTGCCGGTCGGTGCACACGATGTGGATGCGATTCTCGATCGATTTGTTTTTCCTTAGTGAAGACTTGGAAGTGGTCGAAGTGCGGAGGGGAGTGAAACCCTGGCGAATGGTCATCCCAAAATCAAAACAAGTCGCTCACGTGATCGAAGTCACTGCGGGGCACCACAGCCATCTAACCGTCGGAAACAAGACGCGTTTTCAATCGTTCGATATCCAGAAATGA
- a CDS encoding tetratricopeptide repeat protein — MTAADRNDRQTHDAPSPGPAMVFGIALILCAFWMLVWRGSLEGVFHFDDYGNIVDNERIRQLWPLDDFLQNNRPIGLYSFAINYHFSGTDTYAYHITNLAIHITSGLLLYAGCLLMWRLYRKHWANETQPAWTYAAILTAGLISTAWVVHPLTTQAVTNVVQRYESLASLGYLGVWVGMLLYLDGRRWWGMAIILPLAWIGLMSKEVFATAPLAVLLLDRLLTRQPWLAIARLRWLPYALMISPFVWFIPSVSRFFDTERTRGSSMGLGMDRITPWEYLRTQAEVIWHYVGLVVWPKDLCFDYVWRIQANPWIYLPLGAALIAVIVGALACYGRAIRQSAATSTQTFAIGLAGWLGLIFFFILAPTSSFMPIADIAVEHRMYLASATIIAGIVLLMRHLLSVLMRRSERPLVLQLGASCILIACISLLAWRTHLRNQDYRDGLVLWTTAAQISPENPRVWYNLGQELYNRGDKRAALRPMVSAVGLSATSVPLFDVGLADTLRDVGRYQDAITLYQRAISKQHRFPEAYNNLGAVFFKLDRLDDAQQAFEAAVDQDHPEAKYNLALVYLRQNQPRQAILLFQELIDRHPEFTVANRRLAWILATAKEDSLRDIERARQLMQTLYDRNTTQSVSVLDTFGVIQAAQGDFATAIQTARQALSLAQAAPKPNAKLIADLQLRIQHYQNNQPWIGGSQP; from the coding sequence ATGACAGCAGCTGACCGCAACGACCGCCAAACGCACGACGCGCCCAGTCCAGGCCCCGCCATGGTCTTTGGCATCGCGCTGATCCTGTGCGCGTTCTGGATGTTGGTCTGGCGCGGATCGCTTGAGGGTGTCTTTCACTTCGACGATTACGGCAACATTGTCGACAACGAACGTATTCGTCAATTGTGGCCCCTGGACGATTTTCTGCAAAACAATCGTCCGATCGGTCTCTACTCCTTTGCGATCAATTATCACTTTTCGGGTACCGATACGTACGCCTACCACATCACCAATTTGGCGATCCACATCACCAGCGGGCTGCTGCTGTATGCTGGTTGCCTGCTGATGTGGCGTCTGTATCGCAAGCATTGGGCGAATGAAACACAACCAGCCTGGACTTACGCTGCGATCTTGACGGCCGGGCTGATCTCCACCGCTTGGGTCGTGCATCCGCTGACGACCCAAGCGGTCACCAACGTGGTGCAGCGATACGAATCGCTGGCTTCGCTGGGATATCTGGGCGTTTGGGTGGGCATGCTGTTGTACCTGGACGGCCGACGCTGGTGGGGGATGGCGATCATCCTACCGCTGGCGTGGATCGGCCTGATGTCCAAAGAAGTCTTCGCCACGGCGCCCTTGGCGGTACTGTTGCTGGATCGTTTGCTGACTCGACAACCGTGGCTTGCGATCGCTCGCCTTCGTTGGCTTCCCTACGCGTTGATGATCTCGCCCTTCGTATGGTTTATTCCCAGCGTTTCCAGATTCTTCGATACCGAGCGAACCCGTGGTAGCTCCATGGGGCTGGGCATGGATCGGATCACTCCCTGGGAATATCTGCGCACGCAAGCGGAGGTGATTTGGCATTACGTCGGCTTGGTTGTTTGGCCGAAAGACCTGTGCTTTGACTATGTCTGGCGGATTCAAGCCAATCCTTGGATCTATCTTCCGCTCGGTGCCGCCCTTATTGCGGTCATCGTCGGTGCGTTGGCGTGTTACGGACGAGCCATTCGCCAGTCCGCCGCAACGTCCACACAAACTTTTGCCATCGGCTTGGCCGGTTGGCTGGGGCTGATTTTCTTTTTTATCCTCGCCCCCACATCCAGCTTCATGCCGATTGCCGACATTGCTGTCGAACATCGCATGTACTTGGCTTCGGCAACGATCATTGCGGGCATTGTGTTGCTGATGCGACACTTGTTAAGCGTTTTGATGCGTCGCAGCGAACGACCGTTGGTCCTCCAGTTGGGGGCCAGTTGTATCCTGATTGCCTGCATCAGCCTGTTGGCGTGGCGCACCCATTTGCGTAACCAAGACTATCGCGACGGGTTGGTGTTGTGGACGACCGCCGCGCAGATCTCGCCCGAAAATCCTCGCGTTTGGTACAACCTGGGGCAAGAGCTTTATAACCGAGGAGACAAGCGTGCCGCACTGCGTCCCATGGTCAGCGCTGTTGGTCTTTCAGCAACCAGCGTGCCGCTGTTTGATGTTGGGTTGGCGGATACGTTGCGGGACGTTGGACGATACCAGGACGCAATCACGCTCTATCAACGCGCCATTTCAAAGCAGCACCGTTTTCCGGAAGCGTACAACAATCTTGGCGCCGTGTTTTTCAAATTGGATCGGCTGGACGATGCTCAACAGGCCTTCGAAGCCGCGGTCGATCAAGACCATCCCGAAGCCAAGTACAACTTGGCGCTGGTCTATTTGAGACAAAACCAGCCTCGTCAGGCGATTCTCTTGTTTCAAGAATTGATCGACAGGCACCCCGAATTCACGGTGGCCAATCGACGACTGGCTTGGATCCTGGCAACGGCGAAAGAGGACTCGTTGCGAGATATCGAACGGGCTCGGCAACTGATGCAAACGCTCTATGACCGAAACACCACGCAAAGTGTTTCCGTGCTGGACACCTTTGGCGTCATTCAAGCCGCGCAGGGCGATTTCGCAACCGCCATCCAGACCGCTCGACAGGCGCTGTCACTGGCCCAAGCAGCTCCAAAACCGAATGCAAAATTGATCGCGGATCTTCAGTTGCGGATCCAGCATTACCAAAACAATCAGCCCTGGATCGGAGGAAGCCAACCATGA
- a CDS encoding glycosyltransferase family 2 protein, producing MNASSNLGLRPAQTSAGLSGEQPQNVWIVIAAYNEGSRLATTLKSLANCGSVVVVDDGSRDDTFEVACSFPVWVLQHPLNCGQGAALQTGIDFALSQGADAVITFDADGQHDPAELSQMLQPVVSGQVDVALGSRFLGSTQNMPWSRRILLMLAIWFTRLTNGLALTDTHNGFRALSRSAAQQIRIRQPRMAHASEILDQIAKHRLRYVEIPVTVRYHADTLAKGQSSWDAFRITGHLLAGRFWQ from the coding sequence ATGAATGCTTCGTCAAACTTGGGCTTACGTCCAGCGCAAACTTCGGCCGGCTTGTCTGGAGAGCAACCGCAAAACGTATGGATCGTGATTGCCGCTTACAATGAAGGTAGTCGTCTAGCGACTACATTGAAATCGCTCGCGAATTGCGGCTCGGTGGTGGTTGTGGATGATGGCTCACGCGACGACACCTTCGAAGTGGCCTGCTCGTTTCCCGTTTGGGTTCTGCAACATCCACTTAATTGCGGACAGGGAGCGGCCCTGCAAACCGGTATCGATTTTGCCTTGTCTCAGGGGGCCGATGCGGTGATCACGTTCGACGCCGATGGGCAGCATGACCCGGCCGAACTTTCTCAGATGCTGCAACCGGTTGTCAGCGGGCAAGTCGATGTGGCCCTCGGTTCACGCTTTTTGGGCTCGACGCAAAACATGCCCTGGTCGCGGCGAATCCTGCTCATGCTGGCCATCTGGTTCACGCGGCTGACTAATGGTTTAGCACTGACCGATACGCATAACGGGTTTCGAGCCTTGTCACGTTCGGCCGCACAGCAAATCCGGATTCGCCAACCGCGAATGGCGCATGCCTCGGAGATCCTGGACCAAATTGCCAAACATCGTTTGCGATACGTCGAAATTCCGGTGACGGTTCGCTATCACGCGGACACTTTGGCCAAGGGGCAAAGTTCCTGGGATGCGTTTCGGATCACCGGGCACCTGTTGGCGGGGAGGTTCTGGCAATGA
- a CDS encoding DUF2304 domain-containing protein produces MNPFQWITISGLGLLALLEVRAFLKNRQPIHVFREFVWLAAVLMILFPGLTTRMADWLGIGRGTDLVFYAFMLLATGAFFHFYGRIYVMRRDIVELARREALHTATPGEGLQRPAHPATIASRNEGGER; encoded by the coding sequence ATGAATCCATTTCAATGGATCACGATATCAGGGCTGGGGTTGTTGGCCTTGCTGGAGGTTCGTGCCTTTTTGAAGAACCGCCAGCCAATCCACGTGTTTCGGGAATTTGTCTGGCTGGCTGCGGTCCTGATGATTTTGTTTCCGGGGCTGACCACGCGGATGGCGGATTGGCTGGGCATTGGCCGCGGCACCGACTTGGTATTTTATGCCTTCATGCTATTGGCCACCGGAGCGTTCTTTCATTTCTACGGGCGCATTTATGTGATGCGTCGCGACATCGTCGAACTGGCGCGGCGAGAAGCCCTCCATACGGCCACGCCGGGCGAGGGTCTGCAGCGTCCCGCACATCCCGCGACGATCGCTTCCCGCAATGAAGGAGGCGAACGATGA
- a CDS encoding glycosyltransferase, with translation MSIAANDSPTIALVIPGRNCAATLDRCLQSVVPLLSRSGRGDESPTDHNGRYDESSATGLVASSATPNNHRAGLVASSTTASPPAARLQEIIFVDDGSTDATAEIAARYPVRVIAGTGQGPGAARNLGWQATDADLVWFIDSDCVAESDALAKLLPHMSDPEVAGVGGSYANLYPDSLVATLIHEEIVARHRRMPLRVNFLGGFNVLYRRTALKTLNGYDELVTNGPGAAGAEDCDLSFRAVDSGMRLHFELKSRVGHYHPTSLWGYLRTQFRHGRFRASLFRRHRNKISGDSYAGLIDYVQPPVALASLAVIPLMAFGLLGGIAFGLLIGLLLIVQLPMAAAIAKTSCRLALIFVPFGFMRAYARGLGLTQGILLITRSDQQDCTPATESKSNQHGVAG, from the coding sequence ATGAGCATCGCAGCAAATGATTCACCGACCATCGCCCTGGTAATCCCGGGCCGCAACTGTGCCGCCACGCTCGACCGCTGCCTGCAATCCGTCGTCCCCCTACTATCCCGTAGTGGACGAGGCGACGAGTCCCCCACGGACCACAACGGACGATACGACGAGTCCAGCGCAACCGGACTGGTTGCCTCCTCCGCGACGCCCAATAACCATCGCGCCGGACTCGTCGCCTCGTCCACTACGGCCTCGCCGCCTGCAGCCCGCCTGCAAGAGATCATCTTCGTCGACGACGGATCGACCGACGCGACCGCCGAGATCGCGGCGCGGTATCCCGTGCGAGTGATCGCAGGCACGGGCCAAGGCCCCGGCGCAGCCCGCAATCTGGGCTGGCAAGCGACCGACGCGGATTTGGTGTGGTTCATCGACAGCGACTGCGTAGCTGAGTCCGACGCCTTGGCAAAACTGCTCCCGCACATGAGCGATCCCGAAGTCGCCGGAGTCGGAGGCAGTTACGCGAACCTCTATCCGGACTCGCTGGTCGCCACGCTGATCCACGAAGAGATCGTCGCCCGGCATCGTCGGATGCCGTTAAGGGTTAATTTCCTTGGAGGATTCAATGTTTTGTATCGCCGAACCGCATTGAAAACTTTAAATGGCTATGACGAGTTGGTTACCAATGGCCCGGGAGCCGCTGGTGCCGAAGATTGCGACTTGTCGTTTCGCGCCGTCGATAGCGGTATGCGCCTTCATTTTGAATTGAAGTCACGAGTCGGGCACTATCATCCAACGAGCCTTTGGGGGTATCTACGAACTCAATTTCGACACGGACGTTTCCGCGCGAGCCTTTTCCGGAGACATCGCAACAAGATTTCCGGTGATTCGTATGCTGGATTAATCGACTACGTGCAGCCTCCGGTGGCTTTGGCTTCACTGGCAGTTATCCCGCTGATGGCGTTTGGTCTTTTGGGAGGGATTGCGTTTGGGCTACTGATCGGTCTGCTGTTGATCGTGCAATTGCCTATGGCCGCGGCAATTGCAAAGACTTCGTGTCGACTGGCTCTTATATTCGTCCCATTTGGATTCATGAGAGCCTACGCCCGTGGGCTCGGTTTGACACAGGGCATACTGCTCATAACGCGTTCCGACCAACAGGATTGTACTCCAGCTACTGAATCAAAATCGAACCAACACGGGGTAGCCGGCTAG
- a CDS encoding capsular polysaccharide export protein, LipB/KpsS family, protein MCSKSRINVLVCPFGDLNLLLFLFQELEAKFPGKYSPTFLSFTEYDRLVYRSFEYEHIHISPATRAGWFTESDLDEVCRFTIGLSRYHGTATPDDYFHSVANHYGYQISKVLCSKEYDHVVLFNGRMNLFIACLDKVAENEKLPRLIFEQGLFRPRWITLDGQGVNARNSIHSIEQLLSDEPFDYQRRELFKDISLLFPFERKRIPDFKRRVSKPGLFRAYISSKTQSRRNLFLRTAENKDFFDSTVFPRKVKQTRQPEIKLSELCEDRNHHFIFCPFQVETDTQIILHSPWISRMSEFADIMCDVADRLYAGGVPIRVLFKRHPMSATQVPISHPRADLIEDVPVDDILRRLKPLVVTINSTAGIEAIDAGLPVVTLGETFFNLPEVILGTCRDIDALTNLLSKFFLGKAKYSAFAGRQLMDAMRDKYQVLAYSDLPACFEEKGS, encoded by the coding sequence ATGTGTTCGAAAAGCCGCATCAACGTCTTGGTATGTCCGTTTGGAGATCTCAATTTGTTGTTGTTTCTGTTTCAGGAGCTGGAGGCAAAATTCCCGGGAAAGTACTCGCCGACGTTTCTTTCTTTTACTGAATATGATCGTCTTGTCTATCGGAGCTTCGAGTACGAACACATCCATATTTCGCCCGCAACGCGCGCAGGCTGGTTTACGGAAAGCGATCTGGATGAGGTGTGCCGCTTCACCATTGGTCTTTCACGCTACCATGGAACGGCGACACCTGACGACTATTTTCATTCTGTCGCCAACCACTATGGTTATCAAATCAGCAAAGTGCTGTGCTCGAAAGAGTACGATCACGTCGTCCTGTTCAACGGCAGAATGAACTTGTTCATTGCCTGTCTCGATAAAGTCGCCGAGAACGAAAAGCTACCTCGACTCATTTTCGAACAGGGACTGTTTCGCCCGCGATGGATCACGCTGGACGGCCAAGGGGTGAATGCCAGAAACTCAATCCATTCAATTGAGCAGCTTCTTTCGGATGAACCATTCGATTATCAACGGCGCGAGCTTTTCAAGGATATCTCGCTGCTGTTTCCTTTTGAACGGAAGCGGATTCCGGATTTCAAGCGGCGAGTCTCGAAGCCTGGGTTATTCCGCGCCTATATTTCTTCGAAAACACAATCGCGACGGAATCTGTTTCTGCGCACTGCCGAAAACAAAGATTTCTTCGATTCGACGGTGTTTCCGCGCAAGGTGAAACAGACACGGCAACCCGAAATAAAACTCAGCGAGCTTTGCGAGGATAGGAACCACCATTTTATCTTCTGTCCATTCCAAGTCGAAACCGACACACAGATCATTCTGCACTCACCGTGGATATCAAGGATGTCGGAATTTGCCGACATCATGTGCGATGTCGCGGATCGCCTTTACGCTGGCGGAGTTCCGATTCGCGTCTTATTCAAGCGTCATCCCATGTCAGCTACGCAGGTTCCAATATCTCACCCTCGTGCAGATCTGATCGAGGATGTCCCCGTGGATGACATTCTACGGCGACTCAAGCCTTTGGTCGTCACGATCAATTCCACTGCGGGGATCGAGGCGATCGATGCTGGACTGCCGGTGGTCACCTTGGGTGAGACATTCTTCAATCTGCCGGAAGTGATACTTGGGACATGCCGTGATATCGATGCATTGACAAACCTGTTGTCCAAATTTTTTCTTGGTAAAGCGAAATATTCTGCTTTCGCCGGCAGACAGCTTATGGACGCAATGCGTGATAAATATCAAGTATTGGCGTATTCCGATTTGCCTGCTTGCTTCGAGGAGAAAGGCTCTTGA